A region of Chloracidobacterium sp. DNA encodes the following proteins:
- a CDS encoding carboxypeptidase regulatory-like domain-containing protein produces MVKTYQSCLLWLGLLVGVPLLALAQQASVVSLVVTDGATQRPIRNAVVTLTPKTKAPGARTLTQTTDGDGKAVFTNAPSGDYTLTITAPGYTTLTDEHYTVESGVFVEQPIELSPAGGEVVEVRGDQEAPLVAQGANAAAALTPAEIRILPSRGRDILTSFPPVPNVIRSNDGRTSIKGAREDQAAVLVNGSLSNDPATGRFQVEIPLEALQRAEVFTNPYLPEYGKFTSGVKRLETKPGGNKWTYSVYDFFPSLRARYGKIFGFANVSPRATITGPLVRDRAFLAQALEVIVDKAVVRGLASPDNEIRKHAFRSFSQFDVVLSDRQTLTVTANAARQLLRNVDLDFFNPVPASANRRTLDLAFAGVHRYAGAGGSISETRVNYKRIGVDVFGKGDAPFALTPFGRTGNFFSQTDRTTERGQLQFSTALAAFNAGGLHQIKFGADLSAACNRGWVVNRPVEVRRADGSLAERITYATRGDLRASNIEVAGYAQDQWLIRPNLQLDYGLRVETQQAAAQLNLAPRVALSYAPGGTNNTVLRAGFGLFYDKVLLNALAFRQMPQPTATTFAADGVTPTLTRSWTLDLARADGRYRVPYNRSFRVELAQRLSRRVLAKLAYLDSRTFNDFYVEPEPRGAAGVIRLFNTGRATYRALEATADVKLTPRHTFVVSYVRSKARAELNDLISYFGDTPNPIIRPNQFGNAPIDAPHRFFARGVFGLPGDWTLAPIFEWRTGFPYSVVDEAQNFVGRRNADTTRYPHFMAVDLAVTKKIRLPQWVRRGVFGRKIDVEAVNVTVNIFNLTNHFNPRNVFANTGAPQFGTFFGVYRRFFNIEMNL; encoded by the coding sequence ATGGTGAAAACCTACCAGAGCTGTTTGCTGTGGCTGGGACTGCTGGTCGGCGTCCCCTTGCTCGCCCTCGCGCAACAGGCCAGTGTGGTGTCGTTGGTCGTGACCGACGGCGCTACGCAGCGACCCATTCGCAACGCTGTCGTCACCCTGACGCCCAAAACCAAAGCTCCCGGCGCGCGAACGCTTACCCAAACTACCGACGGCGACGGCAAAGCTGTCTTCACAAACGCGCCCAGCGGCGACTACACGCTGACCATCACTGCGCCCGGCTACACGACGCTCACTGACGAACATTACACGGTCGAGTCCGGCGTCTTCGTCGAGCAGCCTATCGAACTCAGCCCTGCCGGAGGCGAAGTCGTCGAGGTGCGCGGCGACCAAGAAGCGCCGCTTGTCGCGCAAGGCGCAAACGCCGCCGCCGCCCTAACGCCCGCCGAAATTCGCATCCTGCCGTCACGCGGGCGCGATATTCTCACCTCGTTCCCACCTGTCCCGAACGTCATCCGTTCCAACGACGGCCGCACCAGTATCAAAGGCGCACGCGAAGACCAAGCCGCCGTTTTGGTCAACGGTAGCCTCAGCAACGATCCGGCGACCGGACGCTTTCAAGTCGAAATCCCGCTCGAAGCCCTCCAGCGGGCGGAGGTCTTCACGAACCCGTATCTGCCGGAGTACGGCAAGTTCACCAGCGGCGTCAAACGGCTGGAAACCAAGCCCGGCGGCAACAAATGGACGTACAGCGTCTATGACTTCTTCCCGTCGCTACGCGCTCGCTACGGCAAAATTTTCGGCTTTGCCAACGTGTCGCCGCGCGCAACCATCACAGGGCCGCTCGTCCGCGACCGGGCGTTTCTGGCGCAGGCGCTGGAAGTCATTGTGGATAAGGCTGTCGTCCGTGGTCTGGCCAGCCCCGACAACGAAATCCGCAAGCACGCCTTCCGCAGCTTCAGTCAGTTCGATGTTGTGCTGTCCGACCGCCAAACGCTGACAGTCACGGCGAACGCTGCGCGTCAGTTGCTGCGCAATGTTGACCTTGATTTCTTCAACCCTGTACCGGCGTCAGCCAATCGCCGAACGCTTGATTTGGCCTTTGCGGGCGTGCATCGCTACGCTGGCGCGGGCGGCTCGATAAGTGAAACGCGCGTCAACTACAAGCGCATCGGCGTGGACGTTTTCGGTAAGGGTGACGCGCCCTTCGCTCTGACGCCCTTTGGCCGAACGGGCAACTTCTTTAGTCAGACCGACCGAACAACTGAACGCGGACAGCTTCAGTTTTCCACGGCCTTGGCGGCGTTCAACGCCGGGGGATTGCACCAGATCAAGTTCGGCGCAGACCTCAGCGCCGCGTGTAATCGCGGCTGGGTCGTCAACCGTCCGGTGGAAGTGCGGCGTGCCGACGGCTCGCTTGCTGAACGCATCACGTACGCCACGCGCGGCGACTTGCGCGCCTCCAACATCGAGGTTGCCGGTTACGCGCAGGACCAGTGGCTCATTCGCCCGAACTTGCAGCTTGATTACGGTCTGCGTGTAGAAACTCAGCAGGCGGCGGCGCAGCTCAACCTCGCGCCGCGCGTAGCGCTGTCGTACGCGCCGGGCGGCACAAACAACACGGTGTTGCGGGCGGGCTTCGGGCTGTTTTACGACAAGGTGTTGCTCAATGCGTTGGCGTTCCGGCAAATGCCCCAACCGACGGCGACGACGTTCGCCGCCGACGGCGTGACGCCGACGCTGACGCGCTCGTGGACGCTTGATTTGGCGCGCGCCGATGGGCGCTACCGCGTGCCCTACAACCGCTCATTTCGCGTCGAGCTGGCGCAGCGGCTCTCACGCCGCGTGCTGGCTAAACTAGCCTACCTTGACAGCCGCACGTTCAATGACTTCTACGTTGAGCCGGAACCGCGCGGCGCGGCGGGCGTCATTCGCCTGTTCAACACCGGACGAGCGACGTACCGCGCGCTGGAAGCCACGGCGGATGTCAAGCTCACGCCGCGCCATACGTTCGTCGTCTCCTATGTGCGGAGCAAGGCGCGCGCCGAACTCAATGACCTGATTTCGTACTTCGGCGACACGCCGAATCCGATCATCCGGCCGAATCAGTTTGGGAACGCGCCGATTGACGCGCCACATCGGTTTTTTGCGCGGGGCGTGTTTGGGCTGCCGGGCGACTGGACGCTTGCGCCGATTTTTGAATGGCGAACCGGGTTTCCCTACAGCGTCGTGGACGAGGCGCAGAACTTCGTCGGTCGCCGGAACGCCGATACAACGCGGTATCCGCACTTTATGGCGGTTGACTTAGCGGTGACGAAGAAAATTCGTCTGCCGCAGTGGGTGCGGCGCGGCGTGTTCGGACGGAAGATTGATGTCGAGGCTGTCAACGTCACGGTCAACATTTTCAACCTCACCAATCACTTCAACCCGCGCAACGTCTTCGCCAACACGGGTGCGCCGCAGTTTGGGACATTCTTTGGGGTGTACCGACGTTTCTTCAACATTGAGATGAACCTGTAA
- the gltX gene encoding glutamate--tRNA ligase: MTNGIRVRFAPSPTGYLHIGGARTALFNWLFARKHGGVFILRIEDTDRERSTPEAVATILDGLRWLGLDWDEGPYFQSERLAEHRRLAERLLASGHAYKSYETKEELDALRRASEAAKTAFVFRGRELSPEEEARLDAQGTPYVVRFRVPRTDGAVTFHDLVHGEQTKRYADIEDFALLRSDGSPLYILSNAADDIAERITHVIRGQDGLANTPKQLLIYRALGVAEPTFAHLPLILDGKRAKLSKRRHGEGATVRFYQERGFIPDAFLNAIALIGWSPGDDREILSRDEMIAAFDFAQVSRTNGIFNLPPADQPLSDPRQFTDPKALWMNAEYLKTMPLDRLLPMVQAQLEAAGLWKAEFAEGAGRAWFARTVEVIRERFRTLTDFVTYGRPYFDDVFEFDPEAVKKNLRDPRLTDWLPELADALEQVEDWKPETVEAALRAFAETKGAKAGLFINAARTALTGQSVGPSMFEVFALIGRERSCARLRAVREQIAAATA, encoded by the coding sequence ATGACCAACGGCATTCGCGTTCGCTTCGCCCCGTCGCCAACCGGCTACCTGCACATCGGCGGCGCGCGAACGGCGCTCTTCAACTGGCTCTTCGCCCGCAAACATGGCGGCGTCTTTATCCTGCGCATCGAAGACACTGACCGCGAACGCTCAACCCCCGAAGCCGTGGCGACCATTCTCGACGGCCTGCGCTGGCTCGGCCTCGACTGGGACGAAGGGCCGTACTTCCAATCCGAACGCCTCGCCGAACACCGCCGACTAGCCGAACGCCTGCTGGCGAGCGGACACGCCTACAAGTCCTACGAAACCAAAGAAGAACTTGACGCCCTGCGGCGCGCGTCCGAAGCAGCGAAAACCGCCTTCGTGTTTCGCGGACGAGAGCTGTCGCCAGAGGAAGAAGCGCGGCTTGACGCGCAAGGGACGCCCTATGTGGTTCGGTTTCGTGTCCCGCGTACGGACGGCGCCGTGACGTTCCACGACCTCGTACATGGCGAACAAACCAAGCGGTATGCCGACATTGAAGATTTCGCCCTGCTGCGTTCGGACGGCTCGCCGCTCTACATCCTTAGCAATGCGGCGGACGACATCGCCGAACGCATCACCCACGTCATCCGTGGGCAGGACGGACTGGCGAATACCCCCAAGCAGTTGCTCATCTACCGGGCGCTGGGCGTCGCCGAGCCGACCTTCGCGCACCTACCGCTTATTCTGGACGGCAAACGCGCCAAGCTGTCCAAGCGCAGACACGGCGAGGGGGCGACGGTGCGGTTTTACCAAGAACGCGGCTTTATCCCCGACGCCTTCCTCAACGCCATTGCGCTCATCGGCTGGTCGCCCGGCGACGACCGTGAAATCCTTTCGCGCGACGAGATGATCGCGGCGTTCGACTTCGCGCAGGTCAGCCGGACGAACGGCATCTTCAACCTGCCGCCGGCCGATCAGCCCCTGTCCGACCCGCGCCAATTTACCGACCCCAAGGCGCTGTGGATGAACGCCGAATACCTCAAAACGATGCCGCTTGACCGACTACTGCCGATGGTGCAGGCGCAGCTGGAAGCCGCCGGTTTGTGGAAAGCCGAGTTCGCGGAAGGCGCCGGCCGTGCTTGGTTCGCCCGGACAGTGGAAGTTATTCGGGAACGCTTCCGTACACTGACGGATTTCGTCACCTACGGACGACCGTACTTTGACGACGTTTTCGAGTTCGATCCCGAAGCCGTGAAGAAAAACCTGCGGGATCCACGCCTGACAGACTGGTTGCCGGAACTCGCCGACGCACTGGAGCAGGTGGAAGACTGGAAACCAGAAACGGTGGAGGCCGCGCTCCGGGCGTTCGCTGAAACCAAGGGCGCCAAGGCGGGACTGTTCATCAACGCGGCGCGCACGGCGCTGACCGGGCAAAGCGTCGGGCCGAGCATGTTCGAGGTCTTTGCCCTGATTGGACGGGAACGCTCCTGTGCGCGGCTGCGCGCCGTCCGTGAACAAATAGCGGCCGCGACGGCTTAG
- a CDS encoding cysteine synthase family protein — protein sequence MALGVTEDITELIGNTPLLHLRSVVPPGAANVYAKLEYLNPGGSIKDRAALGLITDAERRGLLKPGATIIEPTAGNTGVGLALIGRRRGYRVILCVPEGYSREKMQVAEALGGTLVYTPYEEGIPGAIRKALELAESIPNAFVPQQFSNPANPHIHYLTTGAEIYEQLGGKVDGLAIGCGTAGTFSGVARYIRERNPRAVCIAVETEGSVLGGGQPGPHKVEGIGTSFVPENFHRELCDEIVAVTDRDAFRMVRRLAAEEGVLCGGSAGANAFAAIQLAVRLGEGKNVVTVFPDSAERYMSKGIFDEVP from the coding sequence ATGGCACTTGGCGTTACAGAAGACATTACAGAACTGATTGGCAACACGCCGCTATTGCACCTACGTTCGGTTGTGCCGCCCGGCGCGGCCAACGTCTATGCCAAGCTGGAGTATCTCAACCCCGGTGGTAGCATCAAGGACCGAGCGGCGTTGGGGTTGATTACCGACGCCGAGCGGCGCGGTTTGCTCAAGCCCGGCGCGACGATTATTGAGCCGACGGCCGGCAACACGGGCGTTGGTCTGGCGCTGATTGGGCGGAGGCGTGGTTATCGCGTCATTTTGTGCGTCCCGGAAGGCTACAGTCGTGAAAAGATGCAGGTGGCGGAGGCGTTGGGCGGCACGCTGGTGTACACGCCCTATGAGGAGGGCATTCCCGGCGCGATTCGCAAGGCGCTGGAGTTGGCTGAATCCATCCCAAACGCCTTTGTGCCACAGCAGTTCAGCAATCCAGCGAACCCGCACATTCACTATTTGACGACCGGCGCGGAAATCTACGAGCAACTTGGCGGTAAAGTGGACGGTCTAGCGATTGGCTGCGGTACGGCTGGGACCTTTTCCGGCGTCGCCCGCTACATCCGCGAGCGCAACCCACGGGCGGTGTGTATCGCCGTTGAGACGGAAGGGTCGGTGCTGGGCGGCGGGCAACCCGGCCCGCACAAGGTTGAGGGTATCGGCACGAGTTTCGTTCCGGAGAACTTCCATCGTGAGTTGTGCGATGAGATTGTCGCCGTGACTGACCGGGACGCCTTTAGGATGGTACGCCGCTTGGCTGCTGAAGAAGGTGTGTTGTGCGGCGGCTCGGCCGGCGCGAACGCTTTTGCGGCCATTCAGTTAGCAGTACGCCTTGGAGAAGGGAAGAACGTCGTCACGGTTTTTCCCGACAGCGCAGAGCGTTACATGAGCAAGGGGATTTTTGACGAGGTTCCGTAG
- a CDS encoding redoxin domain-containing protein, which yields MKAANQILLVVFVPLVFVASAAAARADGEADKLLKEVAVATRSAKTLLADITLTQSDGGPVTTTPGTVMLKKPNLARIELGEPFNYTIASDGKNVWLVERAKNRYQKNDADPNGKGLASFLYIPVGTFFDPDFRGFINPSIKETRLAGKEKVDGETYQVVEVIGDEPYDFTLKCYIGANKLITRTALQMKLGDKTLTFGAVLTNVKVNEYLPDDSFAYAPPKEAVLYDLSDPAGKLVPVGEKAYRFTVPTPTGERLSLEELSKGKKAVLVNFWFYGCAPCREEFPKLQKLYDELKDKGLEVVAINFNDSPETILKYVKDNKFTFLIGMSQETEQGTKDPVLNEYRVIAYPTNYLLDADGKVVWRGVGFDEKEVRAALKKLGVL from the coding sequence ATGAAAGCCGCTAACCAAATCCTGCTTGTCGTTTTTGTTCCGCTTGTCTTTGTTGCGAGTGCAGCAGCGGCACGAGCTGATGGTGAGGCCGACAAGCTTCTGAAGGAAGTCGCGGTCGCTACTCGGTCGGCCAAGACACTTTTAGCCGACATCACGCTGACCCAGTCCGACGGCGGTCCAGTCACGACAACCCCCGGCACGGTGATGCTCAAGAAGCCTAACCTTGCCCGCATCGAGCTAGGCGAGCCGTTCAATTACACGATTGCTTCGGACGGCAAGAATGTCTGGCTGGTGGAGAGGGCGAAGAACCGCTACCAGAAGAATGACGCCGACCCGAACGGGAAGGGTCTGGCTTCTTTCCTGTACATTCCCGTCGGCACATTCTTCGACCCAGACTTCCGAGGCTTCATCAACCCGTCCATCAAGGAGACGCGCTTGGCGGGCAAGGAAAAAGTAGACGGGGAGACCTATCAGGTCGTGGAGGTCATCGGCGACGAGCCTTACGACTTTACCCTGAAATGCTACATCGGGGCGAACAAACTCATCACTCGCACGGCGTTGCAGATGAAGCTCGGAGACAAGACGCTTACGTTTGGCGCCGTGTTGACGAACGTGAAAGTCAACGAGTATCTGCCTGACGATAGCTTCGCCTACGCGCCGCCCAAGGAAGCAGTCCTCTACGACCTCTCCGATCCCGCTGGCAAGCTCGTCCCTGTCGGCGAAAAGGCCTATCGCTTCACTGTGCCGACGCCGACCGGCGAGCGCCTTAGCCTAGAGGAGTTGTCGAAAGGTAAGAAGGCGGTCTTGGTCAACTTCTGGTTTTATGGCTGTGCGCCGTGCCGGGAGGAGTTTCCCAAACTGCAAAAGCTCTATGACGAACTCAAGGACAAAGGCCTTGAGGTGGTGGCTATCAACTTCAATGACTCGCCTGAGACGATTTTGAAATACGTCAAAGACAACAAGTTCACATTCCTCATAGGCATGAGCCAGGAAACCGAGCAGGGGACAAAAGACCCTGTATTGAACGAGTATCGCGTCATAGCCTACCCGACCAACTATCTTCTCGATGCGGACGGCAAGGTTGTCTGGCGCGGGGTAGGGTTCGACGAAAAGGAGGTCCGGGCTGCGCTGAAAAAACTGGGCGTTTTATGA